The following proteins come from a genomic window of Pyxidicoccus sp. MSG2:
- a CDS encoding DUF938 domain-containing protein, with the protein MKRHAQATERNREPLLAVLREVMPASGTVLEIASGTGQHAVFFARAFPGLRWQPTDMEPESLESIAAWRAEEPLPNLAPPLVLDASSDTWPVTSADVILNVNMIHISPWASCQGLMRGAGRVLTPGGCLVMYGPYFVEGRETAPGNLAFDASLRERNAAWGVRQLGAVTAEAARHGLERERVVDMPSNNLTLVFRKRPSP; encoded by the coding sequence ATGAAGCGTCATGCCCAGGCCACGGAACGCAACCGGGAGCCCCTGCTCGCCGTCCTTCGCGAGGTGATGCCCGCCTCCGGCACGGTGCTGGAAATCGCCAGCGGTACCGGCCAGCACGCCGTCTTCTTCGCCCGTGCCTTCCCCGGCCTCCGCTGGCAGCCCACCGACATGGAGCCCGAGTCACTGGAGAGCATCGCCGCGTGGCGCGCCGAGGAGCCCCTGCCCAATCTGGCGCCGCCGCTCGTGCTCGACGCGAGCAGCGATACGTGGCCGGTGACCTCGGCGGACGTCATCCTGAATGTGAACATGATTCACATCTCTCCCTGGGCCTCGTGCCAGGGGTTGATGCGCGGCGCGGGCCGGGTGCTCACTCCGGGCGGGTGCCTCGTCATGTACGGCCCCTACTTCGTCGAGGGCCGCGAGACGGCGCCTGGCAACCTCGCCTTCGACGCCTCCCTGCGCGAGAGGAACGCGGCGTGGGGCGTGCGCCAGCTCGGCGCCGTCACCGCCGAGGCCGCTCGCCACGGCCTGGAGCGCGAGCGCGTGGTGGACATGCCCAGCAACAACCTCACGCTCGTCTTCCGCAAGCGCCCGAGCCCCTGA